In the Thunnus albacares chromosome 10, fThuAlb1.1, whole genome shotgun sequence genome, AATCGCAAGCACTTCAAGCTGCGAGTGGAGGCCACAGATCTGGAGCAGAAAACAGCTGTAAAGGACGTGGAGGTGGAAGTGTTGGACGTGAATGATGAGAGGCCCGAGTTCAAGCCGCCTTCGCCTGttgtgaaagtgaaagagaacACCACCATCAGCGAGGCTATTGGGAATTTCACAGCGCAGGACAAAGACGGGAACCACTCACTGATCTACGAGCTGGAATCCATCAATTGCAGATGCAACGGCTCTCTGGCACCTTGCGACTATGTTATCCTGGAACCGACAGGGGAAGTGAGACTCAACCCGGAGCACGTGTTGGATTATGAGCTATGTGACCAGGTGTGGGTGGAGGCTCAGGTGGTAGACAAGCAcacagagaaaggagagaacaACAGTGTCACTACAGGTCAGCACTGGGTTATTTACagataacaaaaacattagAGCATCAAGTATAATCAGTGAAAGcatgaaaatactcaaatacagatctacaaacacacatcccACACACaagctgtttcactgtttttcttcGGATCATTTCAGAACGAATGGAGATCATCATTGAAGACATCAATGACAACGCTCCAGAATTTATCTACTCAGATTCTGTGTATGGTGAGTGTATATCTGAGATTGTAagtaacatttttcagtttccaACCTTGTGACACCTTGCACTTgcatatctctctcttttttttacacattttattttaataatgttttgtcCTGTGAAAAAATCCAGGAATTctcaagaaaaaacaaacaaacaaacaaaaaactaattagAGGATTATGACAAAGCAATCTTAGCTCATGGTCCACTTACAAACTTTTAATCGTATCACATGACCTTCATCAttggatggagtttgctcagttgtcatagAGAAAGATCTGTTGATGTGctataatgttatataataataattattaaaaacacacacacaaaaaagatagttctgtttatatgtttttttccccctgtcctATAAATTGTCTGGTGACCCCTCACACTAATCTTGGGAGGGTCCCAAACCGCTGATCTAAAGTGACACTAGTCAAATTTACAAGAAATTCTCTTCTGAGCaagtcatttaaataaataaactttttctttttgaacagGTGTAAAAATCATACAACTTTGGGGCtgaatttcatcatttttgtcaCTTTGACTGTTTTGAGAACATAATAATCTAAGATTTATTCCACTAAATTTGAAGTTTAATAATGATTTTCCTTCTTTTGGAATTAAGTTGTGGTGTCAGAAAGTGCAAGTAAGGGGACATCGGTTGCAGGAGTCACTGTGAGTATGAGTGAAATGCAAATGCCTGACATGATTTCAGCTTGTCATTGATATACTGTACGTGACATGATGTCTGGACATTCTGCTCGTGTCTCTTGCTGCTCTCAGGCTACAGACCGTGACTCTGGAGTAAATAAGCAGATTGAGTTTAAAGTAACATCAGTGCTCTTTGAAAACACCATGAATCAAACAACTACCCAGAGGATGCTGTTTGAGGCCGTCACCACACAGCAGAGGGATGTTTATGTCGGGATTATTCAGTGAGTACAAAGTCATCCATCAGCATCATGCTGCCATAACTCATTCTGGTCTAAacacatgtttatgttttctcaCGAGCTTTGCTGTTTACTGCTGCACTCATGGTTtctccacattcacacagaactACTGAAGTGCTTGACCTGGAACTAAAAGGGAAGTATTTGGTAACAGTTAGTGCAACTGATACTGGTGACCTCTCCACCAACACCGTACTGGAGGTGAGTGACTGAAATCATGCAGCTGAAAACAGCAGGCGGACAGTAAGACTGCACCGTTTGTCAATATTTCTGTTCTTTCTATATTGCAGATTTTCACAGTTGACAAATCGTATAAAGTTGTACTTCGATTTGTATCAACCCAAGCTGAAGTTGAAAAAAACCTGGGTACCATCATCAGGTACATATCTTCATGCTATACTGTAAATTAGTAACCTGGTTTTATTTTTGAGAGTTTGCATCTGATGACAGGGAATTGAAAGAAGTTTTTCTAACGTGTTTAGTTAAATCTAACCTGACTTGGTATTTTCTCTCATCTATACATTGCCAGGGCGCTTACTGCTGCCACCAAGGCTGCTGTTGAAGTTGTTTCAATTGGGCCTGACTCTTCTGAAGAAACCAGGCAAGTAACTTTTAAGATTACCTCTaaattttaattacacagtCTGTAAATACCAATACAGATAATAAATTATTGGCTGGTGTTTTCACTAGCATACATGGACTGTTTTTGTTCACTAGGTGGTGCCAGTGTTCCTTTAAACAATCACATTGTTGAGGGTGAAATATTTACTGATAATAGTAGATGATAATTATAGCAGTgtaatatttagatttttaaaaagctgaaattgttcatttagcttcatttttttaagtgtgtaaGTAAGTTGTTCTCCTCTCTCAGAGCGGGTGGCTCCATCATGGAGGCATATTTTGTCTATTCCAACGGAAGTGCTCTCGCCTCCAATGAAGTGGAAAAGATGCTCTCTGATCCTGAACATTTTCCTGTACTGGGACAGTTGGGCCTCACGTACATTGTAAGTCACGAGCAGTTTCATTTTCTGAAAGCTTTGGTCTTTTCTCTGTAGTGAATCCTAGCTGCACTTCATTCAATAACTTAATTAAAGCAGTATGTACATGACCCTTGTGACTTTTTGGAGTAGATATCTATCATTTCCTCTCCCACTGCCGCTGCTGCCTAGTTTTGCATTTTACCAGAAGAGATTATGTTTTATCCGAGACAGTGAATCTCTGAAAATGAACTCCAAGTTAAACTAAATCAAAGTGAGTAAGACTGCCGTTAACTGCAGTAGTTTCTTCTAGCCAGCAGTCCCTTTTACAGCCTAGATTCATGATATTGTCACTGTATCTGATTTAAAATAGAGTATACAAACTTCCATGCAGTGATCAATCACTCAAGTGAGTTGTGGAAAAAACAGTAATTAGATTGAGAGATTGCTCCAAATGTGCAACATATTGATGATATAATTAGCCTCTGATTCAGCAACATCCACAAAGCTGTTAGtctgtcaaaacatttttatgtttatttgcacaaaGTAATCATACTGTCCTTCAGCAATAATCAGACTTTATTAACAGTTGAGGGCAGGTGGACTTACAGAATAGCAAGGTGTCAGTtaattgttttcatgtttgaaataTAGTCAAATTGTTCATagacaaataaagataaaataaatgattatcaTAGTAGGTGGTTTTGTTTTACTAAAGAAAGAtttctttcttgtgtttcaggGGCAGTCTTCTGTGCAGAGTCCAGAAGTAGACCCTCTGCAGTACATCCTGCTGGGGATAGTGGGAGGCCTCGTCATCGTGATGGCTGTCCTCACCACTTCACTGGTGTGCACTCGCAGAAAGTAAGAAACGCATTTGGAATAAACAGGAAAGGACGGGACAGGACGCATTGTTAATCCCAGTGGCTCCACGTTCCTGTTTCCAAAGTattgtcaatataaaaacatttatgaaaGGTTTTATTAATCAACTCACTTCACTCTCATTTCACTCTACAGCTACAGGAGGAAGCTAAAGGCAGCTAAAGCCATGAACTCTGCATCCATGGTGACTTCTGACAACCAGAAAGGCGGTGCTGTGGTGCCTGGAACCAACAAGTACACCATGGAGGGGTGAGAAGACGATAGCCTCTCCAGTAACAAaggaatatgaatgaatgaacaatagGACTTATTTTGACTCCATGTTATTCTTTAGGGCTAACCCTGTACTCAACCTCAACTTCGACACAGCCATGGTCCTGGACTTAGATGAGGAGTGCTCAGATGTTGACAAAGTCAGGTAAAGAAAACCTTCCCTTGACTATCTTCACCATCTGTTGATGGTGATTGTTTTCATGCTGGCCACAGATTGAGAAGGTGGTGGCTCACGCTCCTCTCTGCTGTAGCAGTACTGGTTAATAAACTTGGATTGTTTCCAGGTGAACGTTTTATCATAGTGTTGTGATGGAGAGCTGTCTTTAGGCTCTGAGCAATGCCATGTGACCTTTATCCAAATGAAAAACCTGAACACTCTTCTTCTCAAATGATtaactgtacatactgtatgtactttgCTCCCTTTCCCACTGAAGCCTCAACTCCCTGGACTACAGTGATGACATAGCCATGTCTGAAAAGAATTCACAACCCACCATGGTGAGTCTGAATTACAACTCATCTTCATTTGTACTTATGAATATTAGAATGTGGTCTAATTTTAAAACTTGTCTGCTGCTCATTAGAATATGAtcctggaggaggaagaggacaatGAGCTACCAGATTACATTGAGCCTCTGGGTGCTGCGCTGGCTCAGCAGGGCCAGAAGAAAGGCTCCAACAATGTGCATATGGGTTTTACTAACCCTGCATTCAGCACTACAGACCTGTAATGGAAATAATCATGATAAAGACACTGACCAGAGGCCTCAGATGGACATATGTTGCTTCTCTGTAGTCAGGTTAACCAAATTGCCAATCAAGCATTGATGGTGTTGGATGAAGACCATACGTCTTTAAAAAGCCTTCTGTTCTGTACCAATGTATTATTAAGCTTCTAGTATGGCTTATGCACAATATTCATGGCATCTAAAATGATGAGTTGTCTAAAAATTCAGTTCAAGTAAAGCAAAAAGGAAAACCAAAATGGAAGGTGTTACTCTGTGATAATAACAatgtaatgatttattgatcgagaactgttttgtttgttgaacAATTGAAGGAATacttttgggaaatatgtttatccACTTGCAGAGACTTAGATGACAAAAATTGAAACCACTTGCCTGCTGGATGTTGTTTCATATTCAGTGCAGAGACACGAGAgaggtattgatcttctcatttaaTCCTCTGCAAGAAGGCGAATAAGCATGTTTCCCAAAGTGTCtttaaactttaacttttaactttaaaacTGTCTTCACACTTAAActtcaatcaaatcaaaatcaagATTATAAAAATTGGACAACATCTATgggaaaacaagcaaaacattattttgttgcaCACATGAAtcactttatttttgttaatatatgaagcaatgttttaaaaactgtttggtttgctttgaaataaattataaataagcTAAGTCAACATACAATGCTAATTACAAATGCAGCCTGTTCTACTCTTCAAAAGAAAATCAAGGAGAAAATAATATTGTTAATGAACATCCTTACTTCTAATCACAACCAAAAGGTTTAACATGAAGCatgttgttgtcagtgtttgCTTTGGGTTTGAGATTCTTGTTTGCTGAAATAAAACTTCATGCAGTTTGAGCTTGTGAGCTTGTACAAGCAGCAGATTGAAAATATACTGACATCTAAATGAATGTATCACAAGTGCAATCTGTGaataaacaaaatttaaaatgtggatttgaTCCCAATTTTATGGAATTAATGTGTGAACACCAACATCACTGAAACTGTAACAACCTCTGAGATAAAACACATTAGAAATTATTTGCATCATGTAATTTACAACTGAATCACTAATCATGGCATTAAATTACACTAACTAGGAATGACTAAAACTACCCTCCTATCGGGAGTAGAATGATCATGATTGTGCTCTTGTCATAAGTacattttcatacttttcaCAATACAAACAAGTCAAAGCATTGTGCCAAATCTAAAAGCAGAAGATGAGACATACAAACACCTGCACTAATGGTAGGGACtccttccacacacacatcaaggCAACATTTAGATCCATTTTAATTCCCACACATCCTAAAAAAAACGACCTCCATATTGTAACGACTAACCATGAGGTCATGAATCACAATCAAAAACTGTAACTCTACTATCATCTTTCTCTGTCCGAGCTGCGTTAAGCTTTTTAGCAACCAAGAGGAGGATAAGCTTGTTGCCATGGCTTCATATTGTCTGAGGTGCATCAAAAAAAGCATCAACAGCAAAAATGACTCAGTGGACATCTGAATGGTCTGAGTGAAAAACATTAAAGGGGAAGAGCCAACGATGAAATTGATATATCACCCTCATTTTTCCATATGTGGACATGTTAAACTGCCAGTCTGTGTGGCGAGAAGTCACAGGAAATTTATGAAAAAAGATTGAgccaagaaaaaagaaacacataaacatcttGTATGGCTGATTTTCaacttttgtccttttttttctgtcttgagTGAGGATTTGTGTCTCACACTTTCAACACCAGTTAACCAGTGAAAGCATTGTATCACAGGTTGCTGTAGATCAGATGTAGTTGTCATATGATTTTCCAGCACAGATTTTTCTCTCCAAGGCAGCTAATTGTTGCCTTCTGACATGACTCACTCGGTGGTATGAGCTCTGGAGCAACAGTGTGGCTGCTGCACGTTCTCCATCAGCAGGCGGAAGGGGTTTCTTCTGCGTCGACTCACCTTGCCATCCTGCTCCCCCCTCTTCCCCGCCCGTCCTTTACCTGAACCCGAGCATCCTTGGGTGGGCTCTGGGATTAGAGGTATGGCAGTGGGGTTGAGTGGAGGCGGGGGAGGCAAGGAAggctgcttcttctgcttcttcacCTGTTTCTCCAGGTGTTTCTGGATGGCTGAGCCCAGCACGGCCACTTCCACCACTGCCCCGTACACCTCCCACGTCATCCCTTTCTCATCCCAGGTCACCTCCTGCACCGGCTCCTCACTTTTCTCCTCACCTTTCTCCTTGCAATTTCTTTCCTCACTGTTTTCCTCCTCAGCTGCTTCCAACTTTTTCTCTTCAGTtactttctcctcctctttaactgcttcctctttttcctcagCTCTCTCTGTACCCACGTGCTccttctcatcctcctccacctccactaTCTTCTCCTCTATGCTAGCTTCCTTTCTGATCTCAGGAAAAGTTGTAGTCGTGGGTGTTCTTGGGGTCATTGGTGCTGTGGCAACGGAGCGAAACTCCACCTGCTGACCCACCTGCAGCTCAGCATCTTTAGTTTCTGTACTCACACCCCCACATTTCCCAAAAGAGCTAGGGAAGTAGAAGGCTTGGTCCCCCTCAGGAGGGGTCATGGGACTGGTGGCCGCAGACTGACACTGCACCACTTCCAGGCTCACCTGCGTGCGGATGTTGTGGCAGCCAAAGGGAGCTGGAGATTCAGGCACAGGAGGCTTTGTCACTGAAATGTCTTTCAACTCTTCAcatgcttctttttcttctttgaccTCTGAATTTTCGGATTTGACATCTGTTTTTGGTTGGTCATTTGCAGAAACAGAGGTTTCTTCAGTTTTGATCTTGTTTGAGGTGTCCTGGATCTGATCAGGGTCAACAATTTTTGAGGAGATCTTTTCCTTCCCATCCTCCTTCTTTAAATCACTGCTATTTTCTCCGAGTTCCTCAAACTCATCTATCTTGACCATCTCTGGCTCAATGGAATAAAAAGATGACTCagccttttctccctcttcct is a window encoding:
- the LOC122991059 gene encoding G protein-regulated inducer of neurite outgrowth 3, with the translated sequence MGSLKDEMRGLKEDHQSCEKTDNGEHPGSSDGSTVPQAPQINTSQDSTTQGDYQPEIHMNTSYVEESDGEPISKDQVLSGGVCDSNDQSDSIQIKDCTQTDDIPLMQQPETDKTTADNETTISNKFLRDGEAEIQRGRSEEKNMDQESEKVAENENILEPVLSTPDPSDTYSPAPFGQHHMRTQVSLEVVQCRSAATSPMTPPEGEHSFFFPSSFGRSEAKDAELQVGQQVEFCSVATSPMTPKMPSTTAFPELIGRETVQKEEKVKKIEGQGGSGRQESFPATKSPTEAESEITGALKFTTSKELTEVFSCPAAGLRDSQVTLEDSNHQCKQQRMGSMDQDITILVTHYGNTEEEEGEKAESSFYSIEPEMVKIDEFEELGENSSDLKKEDGKEKISSKIVDPDQIQDTSNKIKTEETSVSANDQPKTDVKSENSEVKEEKEACEELKDISVTKPPVPESPAPFGCHNIRTQVSLEVVQCQSAATSPMTPPEGDQAFYFPSSFGKCGGVSTETKDAELQVGQQVEFRSVATAPMTPRTPTTTTFPEIRKEASIEEKIVEVEEDEKEHVGTERAEEKEEAVKEEEKVTEEKKLEAAEEENSEERNCKEKGEEKSEEPVQEVTWDEKGMTWEVYGAVVEVAVLGSAIQKHLEKQVKKQKKQPSLPPPPPLNPTAIPLIPEPTQGCSGSGKGRAGKRGEQDGKVSRRRRNPFRLLMENVQQPHCCSRAHTTE